Genomic window (Pradoshia sp. D12):
AATAATCGCTTGTTTAGATTCTTTGTAGTCCATGGCATGAATATAGAATGTTTTGTTGTCCGGCGAAATCTCCAATACCACGGAGCCTGGTGTCAGCGATAATAGCAAAGCCAACATTGGTATTTCCCAATCTCCATTCAGATCTGTCTTTAAGGCAAAAACCGCCGGCTGAACATCTATTTTTTTACGTGTGACCTGCCTCAGAACAAGCACCGTAGAAGAAACGAGCTCTTTAAGAAATACAAATAGCAACTTTAATATAGAGAGAAATGTCCCCATGTAGAAGGATTTATTGAAAAAGCGACGCACAAAAAACAAAATAACGATTCCCACTAGATATCCGGCAAAGAACGAAGGGAAACTCCATTTATCCTGCAAGAGCATCCATAAGAAACCAATGAATATATTAAGCAAGACTTGAACGGGCACAACGACCACCCCTTTTTGTTTATAGACTAGCTACTATTCTCCTAAAACCGCATCGATATATAAATCAGGGTTCATCAAGCCTTCGGCAGCCAACTGGATATAAGATGAGATTATTTCTCCACCCAATCCCAGAAAAATTGTTGCAGCCGTCAAAAGCGTAATTGGTATAATAACCCCTCTTGTTGTCCCTTTCTCCATTTCTTCACTTAGGTTTGTCTCACCCCAGAATGCATTCATGAAGATTTTCATAACAGAATATAGCACTAACAAGCTTGATAGTAATCCAATTGCCCCCAGCCAATAATCTCCGGCTTCAAAGGTACCTTTTGTAATCAGCATCTTCCCGAGGAAACCACTGAAAGGTGGGATACCTGCCAACGCCAAGGCTGCGACAAAGAACATCCAGCCAAGAAACGGATGAGTCCGGATCAAGCCGCTGATTTCCTTTAATTTAGCAGTGCCAGTTAGGTAAATAACTGTACCGCCGATTAGAAAAATCAGTGCTTTCACATTGATGTCATGCACAAGATAAAAAATGGAACCTGTGATGCTGCCTGTGGTGAAAGCAGCAAGTCCGGCCATAATCAAACCGACAGAAATGATAACATTGTAGGTCAAAATTCCTTCTATATCCCATCTCGAGACCGCACCGATTGCTCCGAGTAACATTGTCGCTGCCCCTAGGATTCCGATCAACAAGTGGGTGATTTCCGGTTGATGATAGAAAATCAATGTAAACATACGGAAAATAGCATAAATTCCAACCTTGGTGAGCAAAGCCGCAAAGATTGCTGCCACCGCTGTAGGTGGAACACTATATGATCCTGGTAACCAATGAAATAGCAAGAGACCGGCCTTCAGGCTGAAAACCATGAGCAGTAAAATCGCAACGGTCGTCAGCAGCCCATTTTGTCCCGCTTCCGCAACACGGACAGACAGATGCGCCATATTCAACGTACCTGTTACAGCATATAGGTAGGCAACGGACACAAGGAAAAAGAAGGATGACATGACATTAATCAATATATATTTGATTGATTCCCTGAGCTGTTTTTTCTCCCCGCCAAGTGTAATCAATGCATAGGAGGAAATCAGCATCAGTTCGAAAAAGACAAATAGATTGAAGATATCTCCGGTCAAAAAAGATCCGTTCACACCGCTGATCATAAACAGGAACAATGGATAGAAGAAATTTTTCTCTCTTATCTTTCCAATTGTGTAAAAGGCGTAAAGCAAACAACAGAAAGACACAAATGCCGTTATAATCAACAGAATGACCGCAAACATATCGGCGACAAGGCTAATTCCATAAGGGGCCGCCCATCCCCCTGCCTGCAGAACCTGTATTCCCTCCACCTTTACTTTCATAGCCATTAGCACTGAAACCATTCCCGTGGCTAGAATTGCCAGAAGAGCAATTGATCTTTGCGCATATAAGTTTTTTCTGAATATGACCATGATAAGTCCCGCGATAAGCGGAATAATGACCGGCAGAATGATTATATTATTCATCTTCATTTCCCCTTAATTCATTCAAATCGTCAGTTCCCAAGACTCGGTAACTACGATAGGCAACCACCAGAAAAAGACCTGTAACTGCAAAGTTAATAACAATCGCTGTCAGGATGAGCGCCTGTGGCAGCCCGTCTGTAAAGGAAGTGCTTTTCAATCCTAACAATGGCGGACCCCCGGTCTTTAATCCCCCCATTGTTAAGATTAAAAGATTGACAGCGTGGCCGATCACCGAAGTCCCAAGAATGATTCTCAGCAGGCTTTTGGATAGGACCATATATGTTCCAATTGTGAAAAAAACACCT
Coding sequences:
- a CDS encoding Na+/H+ antiporter subunit E, producing the protein MPVQVLLNIFIGFLWMLLQDKWSFPSFFAGYLVGIVILFFVRRFFNKSFYMGTFLSILKLLFVFLKELVSSTVLVLRQVTRKKIDVQPAVFALKTDLNGDWEIPMLALLLSLTPGSVVLEISPDNKTFYIHAMDYKESKQAIIQAKMSFEKAIKEVTR
- a CDS encoding Na+/H+ antiporter subunit D, which codes for MNNIIILPVIIPLIAGLIMVIFRKNLYAQRSIALLAILATGMVSVLMAMKVKVEGIQVLQAGGWAAPYGISLVADMFAVILLIITAFVSFCCLLYAFYTIGKIREKNFFYPLFLFMISGVNGSFLTGDIFNLFVFFELMLISSYALITLGGEKKQLRESIKYILINVMSSFFFLVSVAYLYAVTGTLNMAHLSVRVAEAGQNGLLTTVAILLLMVFSLKAGLLLFHWLPGSYSVPPTAVAAIFAALLTKVGIYAIFRMFTLIFYHQPEITHLLIGILGAATMLLGAIGAVSRWDIEGILTYNVIISVGLIMAGLAAFTTGSITGSIFYLVHDINVKALIFLIGGTVIYLTGTAKLKEISGLIRTHPFLGWMFFVAALALAGIPPFSGFLGKMLITKGTFEAGDYWLGAIGLLSSLLVLYSVMKIFMNAFWGETNLSEEMEKGTTRGVIIPITLLTAATIFLGLGGEIISSYIQLAAEGLMNPDLYIDAVLGE
- a CDS encoding Na(+)/H(+) antiporter subunit C, which encodes METVMSILVGVFFTIGTYMVLSKSLLRIILGTSVIGHAVNLLILTMGGLKTGGPPLLGLKSTSFTDGLPQALILTAIVINFAVTGLFLVVAYRSYRVLGTDDLNELRGNEDE